From a single Paenibacillus sp. FSL R5-0345 genomic region:
- a CDS encoding stalk domain-containing protein, which produces MKKKVVTTLCGTMILLVGIGTGAFASSQLQEIKALLNGELKIRVNGEITPLKDGNGKAVLPITYKGTTYLPVRSVSELLDVPVNYDGTAKEVIIGEQQAGVPVKQEDFNTSLHTKDPALTKYGGKNYKEVLYSAPNSNIKYTALSPNGKYQKLVLQFAAIGKEVESLEIRDNDKNVLLKKVEKISPNSDLQMIEVDISGVKNIAINVTQAVDGGFIIPLDTSIYK; this is translated from the coding sequence ATGAAGAAGAAGGTTGTTACGACTTTATGCGGTACCATGATACTTTTAGTGGGCATAGGCACAGGTGCTTTCGCTAGCTCGCAGCTTCAAGAAATTAAAGCGTTGTTAAACGGAGAATTAAAAATCAGAGTGAACGGGGAGATTACCCCTCTCAAAGATGGGAATGGCAAAGCGGTACTTCCCATTACCTATAAAGGAACTACGTATCTTCCGGTACGATCTGTTTCTGAGCTGCTGGATGTTCCGGTGAATTATGACGGGACAGCCAAAGAGGTGATTATTGGCGAACAGCAGGCAGGCGTTCCCGTGAAGCAGGAGGATTTTAACACCAGTCTGCATACCAAGGACCCTGCACTGACCAAATACGGCGGCAAGAATTATAAGGAAGTTCTATATAGCGCACCTAATTCCAATATTAAATATACCGCGCTCAGCCCTAACGGCAAATATCAGAAGCTTGTTCTGCAATTCGCTGCAATTGGCAAGGAGGTGGAGTCTCTTGAAATTAGAGATAATGACAAGAATGTGCTCCTTAAAAAAGTAGAGAAGATTTCGCCTAATAGTGATCTCCAGATGATTGAGGTAGATATTTCTGGAGTAAAGAACATCGCAATAAATGTGACACAAGCTGTTGACGGCGGGTTCATTATTCCGCTTGATACTTCAATTTACAAGTAA